One window of the Triticum dicoccoides isolate Atlit2015 ecotype Zavitan chromosome 3B, WEW_v2.0, whole genome shotgun sequence genome contains the following:
- the LOC119275260 gene encoding uncharacterized protein LOC119275260: MVLASGPAATFSARPAAPGAGRPCSCAAAATGGARFRGADGKWWAPLLGWSGQPDYIDAQPAPAPATEEERAAAGAAGARRFGVLTEEKARQLRLRMMETESFHDAMYHSAIASRLASAARDSDAKP; the protein is encoded by the coding sequence ATGGTGTTAGCATCGGGACCCGCGGCCACGTTCTCCGCCCGGCCCGCGGCGCCGGGCGCCGGCCGGCCCTGCTCGTGCGCCGCCGCGGCCACCGGAGGTGCCAGGTTCCGCGGCGCCGACGGGAAGTGGTGGGCGCCGCTCCTCGGGTGGTCGGGCCAGCCCGACTACATCGACGCCCAGCCGGCGCCTGCACCGGCGACGGAGGAGGAGCGGGCTGCTGCTGGTGCTGCGGGGGCGAGGCGGTTCGGGGTGCTGACGGAGGAGAAGGCGCGTCAGCTGCGGCTGCGGATGATGGAGACGGAGAGCTTCCACGACGCCATGTACCACTCCGCCATCGCATCCCGCCTCGCCTCCGCCGCGCGCGACAGCGACGCCAAGCCATAG